A window from Synechococcus sp. RSCCF101 encodes these proteins:
- the cynS gene encoding cyanase has translation MPTPAPTGTTAALLAAKKAKGLTFTQIGEAMGRNDVWVASLFYRQATASAEEAATLTGLLGLDAAVAEELQEFPTKGSLEPVIPTDPLIYRFYEIMQVYGMPMKDVIQEKFGDGIMSAIDFTLEVDKEANPSGDRVKITMCGKFLPYKKW, from the coding sequence ATGCCGACTCCTGCCCCGACGGGAACCACCGCCGCCCTCCTGGCGGCCAAGAAGGCCAAGGGGCTCACCTTCACCCAGATCGGCGAGGCGATGGGCCGCAACGACGTGTGGGTGGCATCGCTCTTCTACCGCCAGGCCACCGCGTCGGCCGAGGAGGCTGCCACCCTCACAGGGCTGCTGGGCCTGGATGCGGCCGTGGCGGAGGAGCTGCAGGAGTTCCCCACCAAGGGCTCCCTGGAGCCGGTGATTCCCACCGATCCGCTGATCTACCGCTTCTACGAGATCATGCAGGTCTATGGAATGCCGATGAAGGATGTGATCCAGGAGAAGTTCGGTGACGGCATCATGAGCGCCATCGATTTCACCCTCGAAGTCGACAAGGAAGCCAACCCCTCCGGCGATCGGGTCAAGATCACCATGTGCGGCAAGTTCCTGCCCTACAAGAAGTGGTGA
- a CDS encoding formate/nitrite transporter family protein, with protein MDYVLPNELVDGMIAAGGKKATVSIKNLLIRGFYSGSALGLALCLALTIMHQTGINWIGSLIFPFGFASIVLFGMELVTGNFSLLPMAVWAGKTTWSKTIRNWIWVWIGNWLGTFTVGVLFAISLTSGGTADLANGSGDWVAVANKIIALNKANVITKYENLGALGFFLAFLRGLIANWLVCLGVTLALVSKSVPGKILACWLPITAFQALGMEHIVVNMFLHTTGPMLGSGVNYGSTIFWNFLPVTAGNIVGGMVFIGMLFYGTHKTPADNVLPAVHDEKLERELAAELGAR; from the coding sequence ATGGATTACGTCCTTCCCAATGAGCTCGTCGACGGCATGATTGCCGCCGGCGGCAAGAAAGCCACAGTCAGCATCAAGAACCTGCTGATTCGCGGTTTCTACTCCGGATCCGCCCTGGGGCTGGCCCTCTGCCTGGCCCTGACGATCATGCATCAGACCGGGATCAACTGGATCGGGTCTCTCATCTTCCCCTTCGGCTTCGCCAGCATCGTGCTGTTCGGCATGGAGCTGGTCACCGGGAACTTCTCCCTGCTGCCGATGGCGGTGTGGGCCGGCAAGACGACCTGGAGCAAGACGATCCGCAACTGGATCTGGGTCTGGATCGGCAACTGGCTCGGCACCTTTACCGTGGGTGTGCTGTTCGCCATCAGTCTCACCAGCGGCGGCACGGCCGATCTTGCCAATGGTTCAGGCGACTGGGTGGCCGTGGCCAACAAGATCATCGCGCTGAACAAGGCCAATGTGATCACCAAGTATGAAAATCTCGGTGCCCTGGGCTTCTTCCTCGCCTTCCTGCGCGGCCTGATCGCCAACTGGCTGGTGTGTCTGGGTGTGACCCTGGCCCTGGTCAGCAAGAGCGTGCCCGGCAAGATCCTTGCCTGCTGGCTTCCGATCACCGCCTTCCAGGCGCTGGGCATGGAGCACATCGTGGTGAACATGTTCCTGCACACCACCGGCCCCATGCTGGGTTCAGGAGTGAACTACGGCAGCACGATCTTCTGGAACTTCCTGCCGGTCACCGCTGGTAACATCGTCGGAGGCATGGTGTTCATCGGCATGCTCTTCTACGGCACCCACAAGACCCCGGCCGACAACGTGCTGCCCGCCGTGCATGACGAGAAGCTCGAGCGCGAGCTGGCCGCCGAACTCGGCGCCCGCTGA